A genomic window from Nicotiana sylvestris chromosome 11, ASM39365v2, whole genome shotgun sequence includes:
- the LOC104228002 gene encoding WUSCHEL-related homeobox 3-like encodes MSFLKREKLTRPTRWSPTPEQLMFLEEMYRKGLRNPNATQIQNITAHLSSYGKIEGKNVFYWFQNHKARDRQKLKKKLLAQMNQQQIFSQYPVDAHNTTTTNTNTNNLFHCPTDHYSHNSSSVVNQICPISSPGLPQEGGIKDASSRLMTYLYPMDISRPVENMENCMIRPYGKDWVLMMNISPNTLPCCINKPLKTLPLFPITETNGLKEQTNTTSSTLSHSFSS; translated from the exons atgtcttttttgaaaagagaaaaaTTGACAAGACCAACAAGGTGGAGTCCAACCCCAGAACAACTTATGTTCTTAGAAGAAATGTATAGGAAAGGTTTAAGAAATCCAAATGCTACTCAAATACAAAATATTACTGCCCATTTGTCTTCTTATGGAAAAATTGAAGGGAAAAATGTGTTTTATTGGTTTCAAAACCACAAAGCTAGAGATAGACAGAAGCTTAAGAAAAAACTCCTTGCCCAAATGAACCAACAACAAATTTTTTCTCAATATCCTGTTGATGCGCACAATACAACCACCACAAACACCAACACAAACAATCTTTTTCACTGCCCTACTGATCACTACTCTCATAATTCTTCATCTGTTGTGAACCAAATATGTCCTATTAGCTCTCCTGGACTTCCTCAAGAG GGTGGAATCAAAGATGCATCATCTCGATTAATGACTTACCTATATCCAATGGATATTTCAAGACCAGTTGAGAATATGGAAAATTGCATGATAAGACCATACGGAAAAGATTGGGTTTTGATGATGAACATTAGTCCTAATACTTTACCTTGTTGTATCAATAAACCCCTCAAAACCCTACCACTTTTTCCTATAACTGAAACCAATGGCCTCAAGGAACAGACCAATACAACATCTTCCACTTTAAGTCATTCATTTTCAAGTTAA